The DNA region ATGCCGGAGAGCCGCGGGGCTGACCCGGCCCCATCCTCTCCCCAACAGGCTCAACCCGCCACGCTCAACCGCGCCGGCCGGCCGGAATCGTCATAGCCGCCACCCCCAGCACCACCGCGGCGCAGCCGGCGAGAACGGCGGGCTCGGGGGTTTCGCCGAGCAGCAGCACGCCGATGCCGACGCCGATCGGCACCCGCAGATAGGCCTGCGCGGTAGTGGGCACCGATCAGAGGCTGTCGACCAGACGGAAATAAAGAACAAACGCCAGCGCCGTCGAGAAGACCGACAGACCGGCGAGCGCCAGCAGCGAGGGACCGGACGGCGCCAGGGTCCAAGGGCGGTCGACCACCACGCTGATCGGCAGCAGAAGCGCAGCCCCGCACAGCAGCGACCCGGCGGCCGGCATGATCGGATCCAGGCCCTTGAACGCCCGGCCATAGATGGCCGCTCCGGCATAGCAGACGGTGGCGAGGATGATGGCGCCCTGGGCCGGCAGATCACGGCCGATTTCGTCCACCGCCCCCACCCCAACCGCCTTCCCGACGGTCAGCTCCTCGTGCCGGGTGAGCAGAAGCGTGATCAGGAACGCGAAGATCGGCGTGGTGACGTTGAGGATGACGGCCGTCCCGGCCTCCACCGTCCGTTCGGCCCAAGCGATCAGGGTGAAGGGCAGGACGCTGTTCAGGCAGGCCTGGACCAGGAAGCGGCGCCATACCGCCGGATCCCGCGGCAGGGACAGGCCGCGCCAGCGGATGATCCCGCCCGCCCGGCCCGAAGGACCAGGCGCTGCGGACGGCGCGCACCTGCTACGATCATCTGGCCGGACGGCTGGGTGCGGCGCTGCTGACCTGTTCGCTGGACCGCGGCTGGATCGCCCGCATCCCCGACAGCCGCGCGGTCATGATCACCGACGCCGGCACCCTGGCCTTCTCGACGATTTTCGCCATCGCCCCGGACCAGTTGACCCCCAAATGAAAAGCGCGCCCCCGAAGGGACGCGCTTTCCCGCGAACCGGCAGGCTGTCGCCGGATCAGTTCTTCGACTTGTCGACCAGACGGCGCTCGGCGATCCACGGCATCATGGCGCGCAGCTTCTCGCCGACCTTCTCGATCTCGTGCTCGGCGTTGCGGCGGCGGATCGCCTTGAAGGACGGCTGGCCGGCCTTGCATTCCAGCATCCAGTCGCGGACGAAGCGGCCTTCCTGGATGTCGGTCAGCACGCGCTTCATCTCGGCCTTGGTCTCAGGCGTGATGATGCGCGGGCCGGTGCGGTAGTCGCCATATTCGGCCGTGTTGGAGATCGAGTAGCGCATGTTGGCCATGCCGCCCTCATACATGAGGTCGACGATCAGCTTCACCTCGTGCAGGCACTCGAAATAGGCCATCTCGGGGGCGTAGCCCGCCTCGACCAGCGTCTCGTAGCCGGCGCGGATCAGCTCGGTCAGGCCGCCGCAGAGCACGGCCTGCTCGCCGAACAGGTCGGTCTCGCACTCTTCCTTGAAGGTGGTCTCGATGATGCCGGCGCGGCCGCCGCCGTTGGCCGAGGCGTAGGACAGGGCGATGTCCAGCGCGTTGCCCGAGGCGTTCTGGTGCACGGCGACCAGCGACGGCACGCCGCCGCCACGCTGGTATTCGCTGCGCACGGTGTGGCCGGGGCCCTTCGGCGCGATCATGAACACATCGAGGTCGGCGCGCGGCTCGATCAGGTTGAAATGGACGTTCAGGCCGTGGGCGAAGGCCAGGGCGGCGCCCTGCTTCATGTTCGGGGCCAGATCGTCCTTGTACAGGTCGGCCTGCAACTCGTCCGGGGTCAGAACCATCACGACGTCGGCCCAGGCGGCGGCTTCGGCCGGGGTCATCACGGTGAAGCCGGCGGTCTCGGCCTTCTTGATGGTGGCCGAACCGGGGCGGAGCGCGATCCGCACGTCCTTCACGCCGCTGTCACGCAGGTTGTGGGCGTGGGCGTGGCCCTGGCTGCCGTAGCCGACGATGACGACCTTCTTGCCCTTGATCAGGTTGACGTCGGCATCACGATCGTAATAGACGCGCATGGAGATGGTTCCTTAAATTTCACTAGCCGGGTGTTGAACGAAGCGATTAGTGCGCGGGGCGGATTACTCCATCGGCGGCAAGGCCGCGTCAAGCAAAAGCCGTCCGTCCACGGTGAAGGGGTTCAGGAAAGTGACGCCGCCAAGCCGCCGTCCGCCCTGAAAATCTTCGGACACAAGATACTTACAGCCATACGCATCGGCGTTCGCCCATAAGACCGCATCCCAGATTTGCAAGCCATGCGCGGCTACGGCTTCGAAGGCGCGCCGGAAGGCGTCACTGGCGACAGGAAGACGTTCGAAGGTCTGCTCATAGTCGCGAACCAGGTCCAAGGCTTCGGCCGGCGGCAGGATTCGCTTGCGGGCCAGCGACGCGTAAAGCTCACACAGCACCTGCCCAGCGATCAGCACAGGGGAACCCGCTGTCGCCGCCCTCTCCAGCAAGTCCAATGCAACCGCATATTTATCCGGATCACGCTGGTCGGCCGCATAGAACAGGATGTTCGTGTCAAAGCTGACAAAGGACGGCCTCATGGCAGGGAACCGCGCTCATGCAGATCGTCACGGGTCCAGTCACGGCCACCCAGGTCATAGCCTTTGCGCAGCTTCTTCAGCAGCCGCTCGCCTGCCAGCCTCCGGCGCTCCTGATCGGAAACCGCTTCGGTCGCCGAAAGCCGCGCCACCGGCGTGCCGTTCTCGGTCAGGACGATCTCCTCGCCGCGCTTCGCGGCTTCGATCAGCGCGCCAAGCTGGTCCTTGGCCTCTTCCACCGACAGCATCTTCATGACCGTTCCCCGCCGCTCGCCGTCCGGCCTGCGCCGGCCAGGACATCCTAACCCAGAACGGGCCGGACGGCGATGGAGCCCGAAGAGAGCCTCCGGGGAGCGTCAGAACGCCGCCGGCCCCTTCGACATGGCGACCACGCCGGTGCGGCTGGCCTCGACGAGACCGAGCTGGGTCATCAGGCCGACGAAATCATCGACCTGCTCGGTGGTGCCGGTCAGCTCGAAGATGAAACTGGTCAGCGTCGCGTCCACCACCTTGGCCTTGAAGATGTCAGCCAGGCGCAGCGCCTCGATCCGCTTGTCGCCGGTGCCGGCGACCTTGACCAGCGCCAGCTCGCGCTCCACCGACGGCCCCTCGTCGGTCAGGTCATGGACGCGGTGGACCGGAACCAGCCGGCCGAGCTGCGCCTTGATCTGCTCGATGATCATCCGGGTGCCGGAGGTGACCAGCGTGATGCGCGACAGATGGTCGGCGTTGTTCACCTCCGCCACCGTCAGGCTTTCGATGTTGTAGCCGCGGCCGGAGAACAGCCCGATGACGCGGGCGAGCACGCCCGGCTCATTGTCCACCAGCACGGCGATGGTGTGCTTTTCGATCACGTTTTCCATGAGACCCGTCTCCCCGTTCGTTCGTCGTCAGCCGATCAGACCAGCACCATGCCGTCTTCCGGCGTGGCGTCGGACGGGCTGTCTTCCGGACCGAACAGGATCTCGTTGTGGGCCTTGCCGCCCGGAATCATCGGGAAGCAGTTCTCCTTCGGATCGACGGCGATGTCGATGATGCAGGGGCGGTCGGTGACGGCTAGCATCTTCTCGATCACCTCGTCGACCTCGGCCACCGTGGTGGCGCGCAGGCCGACGCAGCCCCAGGATTCCGCCAGCTTCACGAAGTCCGGCAGGGCTTCCGAGTAGCTCTGGGAATAGCGCGAGCCGTGCAGCAGTTCCTGCCACTGGCGCACCATGCCCATATATTGGTTGTTCAGGATGAAGATCTTGACCGGCGCGCGGTACTGCACGGCGGTGCCGATCTCCTGCATGTTCATCAGGAAGCTGGCCTCGCCCGACACGTCGACGACGATGGCGTCGGGGTGGGCGAGCTGGGCGCCGATGGCGGCCGGCAGGCCGTAGCCCATGGTCCCCAGCCCGCCCGAGGTCATCCAGCGGTTGGGCTGGTCGAAGGGCAGGAACTGGGCGGCCCACATCTGGTGCTGGCCGACCTCCGTCGTGATGTAATGGTCCTTGCCGCGCAGGGCCTCGCGCAGCCGCTCCAGCGCGTATTGCGGCTTGATGACCGATTCGGTGCGGTTGTAGTTCAGGCAGTTGCGGGCGCGCCAGCCTTCGATCTTGCTCCACCATCCCTTCAGCGCGGCCTTGTCCGGCGACTTGGCCCGCGCCTTCCAGATGCGCAGCATGTCCTCCAGCACGGCTCCGCAATCGCCGACGATCGGGATGTCGACCGCGACGTTCTTGTTGATCGAGCTGGGGTCGATGTCGACATGGATCTTCTTGGACCCCGGCGAGAAGGCCGACAGCTTGCCGGTGACGCGGTCGTCGAAGCGGGCGCCGATGTTGATCATGACGTCGCATTCGTACATGGCGAGATTCGCCTCGTACGTGCCGTGCATGCCGAGCATCCCCAGCCACTGGCTTTCGGACGCCGGGAAGGCGCCCAGCCCCATCAGGGTCGAGGTGATCGGATAGCCGGTGGCCTTGACGAACTGGGTCAGCAGCTTGGCGGCGAAGGGGCCGGCGTTGATGACGCCGCCGCCGGTGTAGAACACCGGCCGCTTGGCGTTGGCGATCAGTTCCACCGCCTCCTCGACGCGGGCGATCTCCGGCTTCACCTGCGGCCGGTAGGTCTTGTGTTTGACCTCCGCCGGCGGGACATAGGTGCCGTCGGCGAACTGCACGTCCTTGGGCACGTCGATCAGCACCGGGCCGGGACGGCCGCTGCGCGCGACATAGAAGGCCTCGTGCAGGGTACGGGCCAGATTGTCGACATCCTTCACCAGATAATTGTGCTTGGTGCAGGGACGGGTAATGCCGGTGGTGTCGGCCTCCTGGAAGGCGTCGTTGCCGATCAGGTGGGTCGGCACCTGGCCCGACAGGCAGACGATCGGAATGCTGTCGCACAGGGCGTCCAGCAGGCCGGTCACCGCGTTGGTGGCGCCGGGGCCGGAGGTCACCAGCACGCAGCCGACCTTGCCGGTCGAGCGCGCGTAGCCCTCCGCCGCGTGAACCGCGGCCTGCTCGTGGCGTACAAGGACATGCTTCAGGTCGTTCTGCTGGAACAGCGCGTCGTAGATGGGAAGTACGGCGCCGCCGGGATAGCCGAAGATGATGTCAACGCCCTGATCCTTCAGGGCCTTGATGATGATCTGGGCGCCGGTCAGCTTCTGTTCGGACATCGGTCACGACCTTCTCATGTGGGCGCCTCCTCTAGGGCGCCCGGTTCCTTGGGAACACCAACCCCGCCGGGAGAGGATGCCGTTCAGAACAACGGCTTAGCCCCGATGGCGTGTGCTGGGACGGGCAAATTAGTCAAATCATCCGTCATAGGTCAACCCCAATCGCGAATGTTCGCAAAGTTTTTTTGCCGCAGTTTTTCCAAATGTTGCGCACCTGTCGCAATCCACGTCCCACGCCCCGCCCTCCGCCGCACACGCGAACGGCGGCCGCACCGAAGCGCGGCCGCCGTTGCGATTTGACGACGAACCGACGGCGGGGGGGCGTCAGGCGGCGGTCTTCAGCAGCCCGCAGAGCCGGCGGATGCCTTCGCGGATCTGCTCCGGCTTGGTGACCGAGAAGGCGAGGCGCAGCGTGTTCCTGCCCGAGCGGTCGGCATGGAAGGCCGAGCCGGGAACGAAGGCGACGTTGGCCTCCTTGATGGCGCGGGCCAGCAGTTCGGTGCCGTCGACACCCTCCGGCGCCTCGATCCAGACGAACAGGCCGCCTTCCGGCCGGGTCCAGGTCACCCCCGGCGGGGCGTACTCCTCCAGCGCCGCCAGCATGGCGTCGCGGCGCTCCTTGTACTGCGAGCGCAGAAGCTTCAGGTGGCTGTCGAAGATTTGCGAAACGACGTCATGCATGACGATCTGGTTGATCGTGCTGGCATGCAGGTCGGCGGCCTGCTTCATCAGCACCAGCCGGTTGACCACCTCGGGTGCCGCGTTGACCCAGCCGACGCGCATCGCCGGCACCATGGTCTTGGAGAAGGTGCCGCCGAAGATGACGTTGGTCAGCTTGCCGCCATTGCGCTCGCAATCCAGCGCCGCCAGCAGCGGCAGCTGTTCGCCGTCATAGCGCAGCTCGCAATAGGCGGTGTCCTCGATCACCGGCACGCCGGCCGCCTCGCAGGCGTCCAGGATGGCGTGGCGACGGGCCAGCGTCACCGTGGTGCCGTTGGGGTTCTGGAAATCGGGGACGATGTAGAAGAATTTCGGCTTCTGCGCCAGCGCCTCGGTCAGCGCCGTCATCTCCGGCCCCTCCTCATCCATCGGAATGGAGAGATAGGTCGGCTCATAGGGCGAGAAGGCCTGAAGCGCGCCGAGATAGGTCGGGCGGGTCACCGCCACCTTGTCGCCGGGGCCGATCAGCAGCTTGCCGACGAACTCCAGCACCTGCTGCGAGCCATTGGTGATCAGAACACCGTCCAAACCGATGTTGACGCCCTTGCCGCCCATATAATCGCAGATCCATTCCCGCAGCGGCGTATAGCCCTCGGTGATGGAATATTGCAGGGCGGCGCCGGCACCGGAATTCGACTGGAAGATCTTCTCATAGGCGCGCGCGATGGCGGCGTTGGGGAACAGATCCGGATCGGGAATGCCACCGGCGAAGGAGATGATCTCCGGGCGATCGATCAGCTTCAGCAACTCCCGGATTTCGGACGCCGTCATGCCGCCCACGCGGCCCGCGAACACATGGCCCCAATCAACCGACACGGTGCTTCTCCTTCGGATCAGTAATTTAGTATCGTTCTCAGGCGGTCGAGCATTGCATTTCGTACCGCAGGCGAACAAGGCAGCTCGATGGTATGGCAGCTATGCTGTCCTGTATGACTTACCAGCAAATCGGGTGTTTTGCCAACAATCTGATGCCGGAACCACGTCACCTGCCGTTTGGCATAGCGGCGGGTTGATTGCCGGGCCAGGGTGACCGCTTCATCCAGCGGGATTTCGCCGTGCAGGAAGCGGCGCAGTTCCGGCACGCCCAACGCCTTCAGCACCGGCAGGTCGGGAGCGAGCGCTCGCTCGCGCGCCAGGCTGTCCAGTCGCCGTACCTCCTCCAGCGCCCCCTGCTCCATCATCAGGCCGAAGCGCTCGTCGCATTGGGCATAAAGGTCGGTTCGCGGCGGATCGAGCACCAGAATGGTGAAGCGCAAATCCTCCGGCGCGCCCTGGGCGGTCCGGCCCTGCCAATGCGACAGGGCATGGCCGGTCGCCTCCAGCACCTCCCAGGCGCGGGTCAGGCGGGTGGTGTCGCCGGGGTTGAGCCTGGCCGAGGCCGGATCGCGGGCGACCAGCTCGGCGCGGAAGGCCTCGCCGCCGAGGACCGCCAGCCGGGCATGGGCGGCGGCGCGCACCGCGTCCGGGATG from Azospirillum sp. B510 includes:
- a CDS encoding DMT family transporter, which encodes MIRWRGLSLPRDPAVWRRFLVQACLNSVLPFTLIAWAERTVEAGTAVILNVTTPIFAFLITLLLTRHEELTVGKAVGVGAVDEIGRDLPAQGAIILATVCYAGAAIYGRAFKGLDPIMPAAGSLLCGAALLLPISVVVDRPWTLAPSGPSLLALAGLSVFSTALAFVLYFRLVDSL
- the ilvC gene encoding ketol-acid reductoisomerase, whose translation is MRVYYDRDADVNLIKGKKVVIVGYGSQGHAHAHNLRDSGVKDVRIALRPGSATIKKAETAGFTVMTPAEAAAWADVVMVLTPDELQADLYKDDLAPNMKQGAALAFAHGLNVHFNLIEPRADLDVFMIAPKGPGHTVRSEYQRGGGVPSLVAVHQNASGNALDIALSYASANGGGRAGIIETTFKEECETDLFGEQAVLCGGLTELIRAGYETLVEAGYAPEMAYFECLHEVKLIVDLMYEGGMANMRYSISNTAEYGDYRTGPRIITPETKAEMKRVLTDIQEGRFVRDWMLECKAGQPSFKAIRRRNAEHEIEKVGEKLRAMMPWIAERRLVDKSKN
- a CDS encoding PIN domain-containing protein codes for the protein MRPSFVSFDTNILFYAADQRDPDKYAVALDLLERAATAGSPVLIAGQVLCELYASLARKRILPPAEALDLVRDYEQTFERLPVASDAFRRAFEAVAAHGLQIWDAVLWANADAYGCKYLVSEDFQGGRRLGGVTFLNPFTVDGRLLLDAALPPME
- a CDS encoding type II toxin-antitoxin system Phd/YefM family antitoxin, whose translation is MKMLSVEEAKDQLGALIEAAKRGEEIVLTENGTPVARLSATEAVSDQERRRLAGERLLKKLRKGYDLGGRDWTRDDLHERGSLP
- the ilvN gene encoding acetolactate synthase small subunit, which codes for MENVIEKHTIAVLVDNEPGVLARVIGLFSGRGYNIESLTVAEVNNADHLSRITLVTSGTRMIIEQIKAQLGRLVPVHRVHDLTDEGPSVERELALVKVAGTGDKRIEALRLADIFKAKVVDATLTSFIFELTGTTEQVDDFVGLMTQLGLVEASRTGVVAMSKGPAAF
- a CDS encoding acetolactate synthase 3 large subunit, with the translated sequence MSEQKLTGAQIIIKALKDQGVDIIFGYPGGAVLPIYDALFQQNDLKHVLVRHEQAAVHAAEGYARSTGKVGCVLVTSGPGATNAVTGLLDALCDSIPIVCLSGQVPTHLIGNDAFQEADTTGITRPCTKHNYLVKDVDNLARTLHEAFYVARSGRPGPVLIDVPKDVQFADGTYVPPAEVKHKTYRPQVKPEIARVEEAVELIANAKRPVFYTGGGVINAGPFAAKLLTQFVKATGYPITSTLMGLGAFPASESQWLGMLGMHGTYEANLAMYECDVMINIGARFDDRVTGKLSAFSPGSKKIHVDIDPSSINKNVAVDIPIVGDCGAVLEDMLRIWKARAKSPDKAALKGWWSKIEGWRARNCLNYNRTESVIKPQYALERLREALRGKDHYITTEVGQHQMWAAQFLPFDQPNRWMTSGGLGTMGYGLPAAIGAQLAHPDAIVVDVSGEASFLMNMQEIGTAVQYRAPVKIFILNNQYMGMVRQWQELLHGSRYSQSYSEALPDFVKLAESWGCVGLRATTVAEVDEVIEKMLAVTDRPCIIDIAVDPKENCFPMIPGGKAHNEILFGPEDSPSDATPEDGMVLV
- a CDS encoding PLP-dependent aminotransferase family protein, coding for MSVDWGHVFAGRVGGMTASEIRELLKLIDRPEIISFAGGIPDPDLFPNAAIARAYEKIFQSNSGAGAALQYSITEGYTPLREWICDYMGGKGVNIGLDGVLITNGSQQVLEFVGKLLIGPGDKVAVTRPTYLGALQAFSPYEPTYLSIPMDEEGPEMTALTEALAQKPKFFYIVPDFQNPNGTTVTLARRHAILDACEAAGVPVIEDTAYCELRYDGEQLPLLAALDCERNGGKLTNVIFGGTFSKTMVPAMRVGWVNAAPEVVNRLVLMKQAADLHASTINQIVMHDVVSQIFDSHLKLLRSQYKERRDAMLAALEEYAPPGVTWTRPEGGLFVWIEAPEGVDGTELLARAIKEANVAFVPGSAFHADRSGRNTLRLAFSVTKPEQIREGIRRLCGLLKTAA
- the miaA gene encoding tRNA (adenosine(37)-N6)-dimethylallyltransferase MiaA, with the translated sequence MSDLIPHHTAHLTDVVVIGGPTASGKSGLALAIAEAFDGTVINADSMQLYAELDLLTARPPAEDLARAPHRLYGVLPAAERGSAARWRGMALAEIAAAKAAGRLPVVVGGTGLYLRALMQGLSEVPPIPDAVRAAAHARLAVLGGEAFRAELVARDPASARLNPGDTTRLTRAWEVLEATGHALSHWQGRTAQGAPEDLRFTILVLDPPRTDLYAQCDERFGLMMEQGALEEVRRLDSLARERALAPDLPVLKALGVPELRRFLHGEIPLDEAVTLARQSTRRYAKRQVTWFRHQIVGKTPDLLVSHTGQHSCHTIELPCSPAVRNAMLDRLRTILNY